From Streptomyces griseorubiginosus, one genomic window encodes:
- a CDS encoding MAB_1171c family putative transporter, translating to MTSQHLAEGPAAFFTGLYISFWLPGLVLGAALAIKLPSIVKLWRDPLLRAVGGLLLVACAVFVFAAPSTIAWLNRVTGVPNIAAPWVYSLITALSASWLLLVVHWRNGHPDRREVTRRATRWVVGLYTAVVVALWVLFACADVPVEQIRNLDTYYASTPFMREEILLYLIVHTAACLITARLIWTWIRTDGLDGWLRWGLRFMSVGYVTNLAFSAAKFTAIVARWTGHDLDWLNTNIAPSAACIGATMVATGVIVPHAGQYLHERWLLRRRRRELKPLARALRAVPGTREPLSLQATPEIRLIRRETYIRDALLQLSRHLDEDLRQRSHDAALALGAEPARARALAAAVTILEAVETGRHTADGGDTAALDTAYLLQEIHAVSAALRSPDEITAVRARAAVPAESMSTHD from the coding sequence GTGACGTCCCAGCACCTGGCAGAGGGCCCGGCCGCCTTCTTCACCGGCCTGTACATCTCCTTCTGGCTCCCGGGCCTGGTCCTGGGCGCCGCCCTGGCGATCAAGCTGCCCAGCATCGTCAAGCTGTGGCGGGACCCCCTGCTGCGCGCCGTCGGCGGCCTGCTGCTGGTCGCCTGCGCGGTGTTCGTCTTCGCGGCGCCGAGCACCATCGCCTGGCTGAACCGGGTGACCGGCGTCCCGAACATCGCGGCCCCCTGGGTGTACTCCCTGATCACCGCGCTGTCCGCGTCCTGGCTGCTGCTGGTGGTGCACTGGCGCAACGGCCACCCCGACCGCCGCGAGGTGACCCGGCGGGCCACCCGGTGGGTGGTCGGCCTCTACACGGCCGTGGTGGTCGCCCTGTGGGTCCTGTTCGCCTGCGCCGACGTGCCCGTCGAACAGATCAGGAACCTGGACACCTACTACGCCAGTACGCCGTTCATGCGCGAGGAGATCCTCCTCTACCTGATCGTGCACACGGCGGCCTGTCTGATCACCGCCCGGCTCATCTGGACCTGGATCCGCACCGACGGACTCGACGGCTGGCTGCGCTGGGGCCTCAGGTTCATGAGCGTCGGCTACGTCACCAATCTCGCGTTCAGCGCCGCCAAGTTCACCGCCATCGTGGCCCGGTGGACCGGGCACGACCTGGACTGGCTCAACACCAACATCGCGCCGTCCGCCGCCTGCATCGGGGCAACCATGGTCGCGACCGGCGTCATCGTCCCGCACGCCGGGCAGTACCTGCACGAGCGCTGGCTGCTGCGCCGCCGGCGCCGGGAACTGAAACCGCTGGCCCGGGCGCTGCGGGCCGTCCCGGGCACCCGCGAGCCCCTCTCCCTCCAGGCGACCCCCGAGATCCGCCTGATCCGCCGGGAGACCTACATCCGCGACGCGCTCCTCCAGCTCTCCCGGCACCTCGACGAGGACCTGCGACAACGCTCGCACGACGCCGCCCTCGCGCTCGGCGCCGAGCCCGCCCGGGCCCGGGCCCTCGCCGCCGCCGTGACGATCCTGGAGGCCGTGGAGACCGGGCGGCACACCGCCGACGGCGGCGACACAGCCGCGCTCGACACCGCCTACCTGCTTCAGGAGATCCACGCCGTCTCCGCGGCGCTGCGCAGTCCCGACGAGATCACGGCGGTACGCGCCCGCGCGGCCGTCCCGGCAGAGAGCATGTCCACGCATGACTGA
- a CDS encoding toxin-antitoxin system, toxin component family protein, producing the protein MDIAGARRSAARIASALRRTRATSAMRELVSHLTAAVRARPRPPADVPELCRALCQEMSARRGGRPVDLRFERFPDEIAVTGLWVEFQDFDLVIVEERAEAMQQLVILGHELWHLHAGHAHHHAAAADALASRPGWDSVALTVAARNGSRAADEAEADDFGHRLAAAFRQVVTQGGGSAGSDPVQRSLGYRGRGGGAL; encoded by the coding sequence ATGGACATCGCGGGTGCGCGCAGGAGTGCGGCCCGGATCGCCTCGGCGCTACGACGCACCCGTGCGACCTCGGCCATGCGCGAACTGGTCTCCCACCTCACCGCCGCGGTCCGGGCCAGACCCCGTCCCCCGGCCGACGTGCCCGAGCTGTGCCGGGCCCTGTGCCAGGAGATGAGCGCCCGCCGCGGCGGCCGCCCCGTCGACCTGCGCTTCGAGCGCTTCCCCGACGAGATCGCGGTCACCGGGCTGTGGGTGGAGTTCCAGGACTTCGACCTCGTCATCGTCGAGGAACGCGCCGAGGCGATGCAGCAGTTGGTCATCCTGGGCCATGAGCTGTGGCATCTGCACGCGGGCCACGCCCATCACCACGCGGCCGCGGCCGACGCCCTCGCGAGCCGCCCCGGCTGGGACTCCGTCGCCCTGACGGTGGCCGCCCGCAACGGCTCCCGGGCCGCGGACGAGGCCGAGGCCGACGACTTCGGGCACCGGCTGGCGGCCGCCTTCCGGCAGGTGGTGACGCAAGGAGGCGGCAGCGCCGGATCCGACCCGGTCCAGCGGTCGCTCGGCTACCGGGGACGCGGAGGCGGTGCCCTGTGA
- a CDS encoding FAD-dependent oxidoreductase: MTERPSPARLAVVLGGSHTGMLAAAALAGLADRVVVVERDVLPTGPVPRKGLPQARHVHQLWSGGAVALEELLPGVTGRLRAAGAHRLPVTTDMVALSPQGWFRRWAESHFMLLSSRDLLDATVRAQVLTDERIELLEGAEVLGLDGTGAAVTGVRVRVAGAERALRADLVIDATGRASRTPHWLAELGLPAPRSRTVDSGLTYASRLFRAPEAARDGFPVVNVQLDPRSGPGRGGVLLPIEDGQWLVTLCGTRGAEPTADPADFARYARAELRHPVIADLLEQAEPLTDVTLTRTTANRRVFYERMPAWPENLVVLGDAVAAFNPVYGHGMSVAAQGAVALRGLVRRHGWGTPGLSRRVQKAVARPVGAAWDLAIGQDVFYPGATEDGPTRRDRLVSAYVDRLMYTATGNGRIARRVTDVTSLERRAEVLLAPSVLLAAAVGPLRPRLTGPPLTAEELKRVGLE, from the coding sequence ATGACTGAACGCCCCTCCCCCGCCAGACTCGCCGTCGTCCTCGGGGGGTCCCACACCGGCATGCTCGCGGCGGCCGCCCTGGCCGGGCTCGCCGACCGGGTCGTCGTCGTGGAACGCGATGTCCTGCCCACCGGGCCCGTGCCCCGCAAGGGACTTCCGCAGGCCCGCCACGTCCACCAGCTGTGGTCCGGCGGAGCGGTCGCGCTGGAGGAGCTGCTGCCGGGGGTGACCGGGCGCCTGCGGGCGGCGGGGGCGCACCGGCTGCCGGTGACCACGGACATGGTGGCGCTGTCCCCGCAGGGCTGGTTCCGCCGCTGGGCCGAGTCGCACTTCATGCTGCTCTCCAGCAGGGACCTGCTGGACGCCACGGTCCGCGCCCAGGTGCTGACCGACGAACGGATCGAGCTGCTGGAGGGCGCCGAGGTGCTCGGGCTCGACGGCACGGGTGCCGCGGTCACCGGCGTCCGCGTCCGGGTGGCCGGAGCCGAACGCGCCCTGCGCGCCGACCTGGTGATCGACGCGACCGGCCGCGCCTCGCGAACCCCGCACTGGCTGGCCGAGCTCGGCCTGCCCGCCCCCCGCAGCCGTACCGTGGACTCCGGCCTCACCTACGCCAGCCGCCTCTTCCGCGCTCCCGAGGCCGCCCGCGACGGTTTCCCCGTCGTCAACGTCCAGCTCGACCCGCGTTCCGGTCCGGGACGCGGCGGCGTGCTGCTGCCGATCGAGGACGGACAGTGGCTGGTGACCCTGTGCGGCACCCGCGGCGCAGAACCCACCGCCGACCCCGCCGACTTCGCCCGGTACGCCCGCGCGGAGCTGCGCCACCCCGTCATCGCCGACCTCCTCGAGCAGGCCGAGCCGCTGACGGACGTGACCCTCACCCGTACGACCGCCAACCGCCGGGTCTTCTACGAGCGGATGCCTGCGTGGCCCGAGAACCTCGTCGTGCTGGGAGACGCCGTCGCCGCGTTCAACCCGGTGTACGGGCACGGCATGTCGGTGGCGGCGCAGGGTGCGGTGGCCCTGCGAGGGCTGGTACGGCGGCACGGCTGGGGCACACCCGGCCTGTCCCGCCGGGTCCAGAAGGCGGTCGCCCGGCCGGTCGGGGCCGCGTGGGATCTTGCGATCGGGCAGGACGTGTTCTACCCGGGGGCCACCGAGGACGGGCCGACGCGGCGGGACCGGCTCGTGTCCGCGTACGTCGACCGGCTGATGTACACGGCCACCGGCAACGGCCGGATCGCCCGCCGCGTCACCGACGTGACGTCGCTGGAGCGGCGGGCGGAGGTGCTGCTGGCGCCTTCCGTACTGCTGGCGGCGGCGGTGGGGCCGTTGCGGCCGCGGCTGACCGGGCCGCCGTTGACCGCCGAGGAGTTGAAGAGGGTGGGGCTCGAGTAG